The following are encoded together in the Chlorocebus sabaeus isolate Y175 chromosome 20, mChlSab1.0.hap1, whole genome shotgun sequence genome:
- the LOC103223786 gene encoding olfactory receptor 10R2 → MPQILLFTYLNMFYFFPSLQILAENITMVTEFLLLGFSSLGEIQLALFVVFFFLYLAILSGNVTIISVIHLNKSLHTPMYFFLGILSTSETFYTFVILPKMLVNLLSVARIISFTCCALQMFFFLGFAITNCLLLGVIGYDRYAAICHPLHYPILMSWQVCGKLAATCAIGGFLASLTVVNLVFSLPFCSANKVNHYFCDISPVIRLACTNTDVNEFLIFICGVPVLVVPFLFICVSYLCILRTILKIPSAEGRRKAFSTCASHLTVVIVHYGCASFIYLRPTANYVSNKDRLVTVTYTIVTPLLNPVVYSLRNKDVQLAIRKVLGKKGSL, encoded by the coding sequence ATGCCCCAAATTCTTTTATTCACATACCTGAATAtgttttacttctttccctctttgCAGATCTTGGCAGAAAACATCACCATGGTCACTGAATTCCTGTTACTGGGTTTTTCCAGCCTTGGTGAAATTCAACTGGCCctctttgtagtttttttttttctgtatttagccATTCTTAGTGGCAATGTCACCATTATCAGTGTCATCCACCTGAATAAAAGCCTCCACACACCAATGTACTTCTTCCTTGGCATTCTCTCAACATCTGAGACCTTCTACACCTTTGTCATTCTACCCAAGATGCTCGTCAATCTACTTTCTGTGGCCAGGATAATCTCCTTCACCTGTTGTGCTCTTCAAATGTTCTTCTTCCTTGGTTTTGCCATTACCAACTGTCTGCTATTGGGTGTAATAGGTTATGATCGCTATGCTGCCATTTGTCACCCTCTGCACTACCCCATTCTTATGAGCTGGCAGGTGTGTGGAAAACTGGCAGCTACCTGTGCAATTGGAGGCTTCTTGGCCTCTCTTACAGTAGTAAATTTAGTTTTCAGCCTCCCTTTTTGTAGTGCCAACAAGGTCAATCATTACTTCTGTGACATCTCACCAGTTATTCGTCTGGCTTGTACCAACACAGATGTTAATGAATTTTTGATATTCATTTGTGGGGTTCCTGTACTTGTGGTTCCCTTTCTGTTCATCTGTGTTTCTTATCTCTGCATTCTGAGGACTATCCTGAAGATTCCCTCAGCTGAGGGCAGACGGAAAGCGTTTTCCACCTGTGCCTCTCACCTCACTGTTGTTATTGTTCATTATGGTTGTGCTTCCTTCATCTACCTGAGGCCTACAGCAAACTATGTGTCCAACAAAGACAGGCTGGTGACGGTGACATACACTATTGTCACTCCATTACTAAACCCTGTGGTTTATAGCCTCAGAAACAAGGATGTCCAACTTGCTATCAGAAAAGTATTGGGCAAGAAAGGTTCTCTATAA